The following are from one region of the Actinoplanes sp. L3-i22 genome:
- a CDS encoding VOC family protein codes for MRPSGMTLQIPVGDIDAGRRFYATLFAREPDFAPHEDFLEWRVLPGVELWWQVIAIAGPVSPLTTRVRLRVDDVRAAARRVASELGVIPSPVTTLPGVVSFLDFEDPWGNRLGCYADIVPSSEQRGPGGSAHDDSLFDVENP; via the coding sequence ATGCGGCCCAGTGGGATGACGTTGCAGATTCCGGTGGGCGACATCGACGCCGGCCGCCGGTTCTACGCGACGCTGTTCGCGCGAGAGCCGGACTTCGCCCCGCACGAGGATTTCCTCGAATGGCGGGTCTTGCCCGGCGTCGAACTGTGGTGGCAGGTGATCGCGATCGCCGGGCCGGTTTCGCCGTTGACCACGCGGGTCAGACTGCGGGTCGACGATGTCCGGGCCGCCGCGCGGCGGGTGGCGTCCGAGCTCGGGGTGATTCCCTCGCCGGTGACCACCCTTCCGGGCGTGGTCAGCTTCCTCGACTTCGAGGATCCGTGGGGAAATCGGCTCGGCTGCTATGCGGACATCGTGCCGAGTTCCGAGCAGCGTGGGCCCGGCGGCAGCGCCCACGACGACAGCCTGTTCGACGTCGAGAATCCGTAG
- a CDS encoding phosphotransferase family protein — translation MTVLRHLERRADAFQQPVGAAEIQAVGVRVFGPAARLVSAVELGLGMYNNTYRLTVEGQEHDVVLRVAPEPGRQFRSERQLMRNEYATLPWLSPIAPLLPRVIAADWSHEVIGRDWMVETLVAGVPAAGPDGLVAYPRESWRGFYRQIGAVTAKVHAVRGPHFGPIGGPGFASWSQALAAAFADIVADVEGCGLDAADLRAVAAAAAGRAEVLDRITEPRLLAGDLWTVNLMLAEGAPEPTISGVLDLDRTLWGDPAADWTIRMALAKPGTDRDAFWADDSYGPMDRSPEARWRAQVYEARHLGAIRLECHRLGDAEGVQNTYREMGLIFG, via the coding sequence ATGACAGTTCTGCGGCATCTCGAGCGGCGGGCGGACGCGTTTCAGCAGCCGGTCGGGGCGGCGGAGATCCAGGCCGTCGGTGTCCGGGTCTTCGGGCCGGCGGCCCGGCTGGTCTCGGCCGTCGAGCTCGGTCTCGGGATGTACAACAACACGTACCGGCTGACCGTCGAGGGCCAGGAGCACGACGTCGTGTTGCGGGTCGCGCCGGAGCCGGGGCGGCAGTTCCGGTCCGAGCGGCAGCTCATGCGCAACGAGTACGCCACCCTGCCCTGGCTGTCGCCGATCGCGCCGCTGCTGCCGCGGGTGATCGCGGCCGACTGGTCGCACGAGGTGATCGGCCGGGACTGGATGGTCGAGACACTCGTCGCCGGGGTGCCGGCGGCCGGACCGGACGGCCTGGTCGCCTATCCGCGGGAGAGCTGGCGCGGCTTCTACCGGCAGATCGGGGCCGTCACCGCGAAGGTGCACGCCGTCCGGGGTCCGCATTTCGGCCCGATCGGCGGGCCGGGGTTCGCGAGCTGGAGCCAGGCGCTGGCCGCGGCCTTCGCCGACATCGTGGCCGATGTCGAGGGCTGCGGGCTGGACGCCGCCGACCTTCGCGCGGTCGCCGCGGCGGCGGCCGGCCGCGCCGAGGTCCTCGATCGGATCACCGAGCCACGCCTGCTGGCCGGTGACCTGTGGACGGTGAACCTGATGCTCGCCGAGGGGGCCCCGGAGCCGACGATCAGCGGGGTGCTCGACCTGGACCGGACGCTGTGGGGAGATCCGGCGGCGGACTGGACGATCCGGATGGCGCTGGCCAAGCCGGGTACCGACCGGGACGCGTTCTGGGCGGACGACAGCTACGGGCCGATGGACCGTTCGCCCGAGGCACGGTGGCGTGCGCAGGTCTACGAGGCACGGCACCTCGGCGCGATCCGGCTGGAGTGTCACCGGCTGGGTGATGCGGAGGGTGTGCAAAACACGTACCGCGAAATGGGTTTGATCTTCGGGTGA
- a CDS encoding ABC transporter family substrate-binding protein: MSKFWSVRTLLAPVVVATLVATAACSGTSDKGTDQASAPPKASENQINPKPRDQVKDGGTFTWALSGYPANFNYYELDGTDADASSVVLATLPALYNFEADATPVVNKNYLAAEPTLVTDPKQVVTYDLNPKATWDDGTPITWEDLLWQWKSTSGTDKAYNISASNGYENIESIVKGKDDKEAVVTFKTKFADWKSLFVPFYPASTNKDPKVFNEGWAKTPLKTTAGPFKFDSADATAKTITLVRNEKWWGDPAKLDKIVYRAIEPNAQVDALANGEIDFVDIGSNVDSYQRAKQISTAEIRQAAGPNFRHLTINGTSASLSDVKVRQAVAEAIDRTAISKALLGPLGIEPKSLDNHIYMSNQTGYQDNSGDIGKYNLEKAKTDLDAAGWKLDGDVRKKDGKSLEINFVIPTGVKSSEQESQLIQNMLAQAGVKVKINAVPVDDFFDKYVTPGNFDMTVFAWLGTQFPVSSVKSIYANPTKNAKGELDIQQNYARIGSPELDKLLVDAAAELDPAKAAVLANQADAQIWQEVHSLTLYQRPELIASKKDLVNFGAKGFADNIYENIGFAK, translated from the coding sequence GTGAGCAAGTTCTGGAGTGTCAGGACACTCCTCGCCCCGGTCGTCGTCGCGACCCTCGTCGCGACCGCCGCGTGCAGTGGGACGAGCGACAAGGGCACCGATCAGGCCTCCGCGCCGCCGAAGGCGAGCGAGAACCAGATCAACCCGAAGCCGCGCGACCAGGTCAAGGACGGCGGCACGTTCACCTGGGCTCTCAGTGGCTACCCGGCGAACTTCAACTACTACGAGCTCGACGGTACGGACGCCGACGCCAGCAGCGTCGTGCTTGCCACGCTGCCGGCGCTGTACAACTTCGAGGCCGACGCCACCCCGGTGGTGAACAAGAACTACCTCGCCGCCGAGCCGACGCTGGTGACCGACCCGAAGCAGGTCGTCACCTACGACCTCAACCCCAAGGCGACCTGGGACGACGGCACTCCCATCACCTGGGAGGACCTGCTCTGGCAGTGGAAGTCGACCAGCGGCACGGACAAGGCCTACAACATCTCGGCGTCCAACGGCTACGAGAACATCGAGAGCATCGTCAAGGGCAAGGACGACAAGGAAGCGGTCGTCACCTTCAAGACGAAGTTCGCCGACTGGAAGTCGCTGTTCGTCCCGTTCTACCCGGCGTCGACGAACAAGGACCCGAAGGTCTTCAACGAGGGCTGGGCCAAGACCCCGCTCAAGACCACGGCCGGCCCGTTCAAGTTCGACTCCGCGGACGCCACCGCGAAGACCATCACGCTGGTCCGCAACGAGAAGTGGTGGGGCGACCCGGCCAAGCTCGACAAGATCGTCTACCGGGCGATCGAGCCGAACGCGCAGGTCGACGCGCTCGCCAACGGTGAGATCGACTTCGTCGACATCGGCTCCAACGTCGACTCGTACCAGCGCGCGAAGCAGATCTCGACCGCCGAGATCCGCCAGGCCGCCGGCCCGAACTTCCGGCACCTGACGATCAACGGCACCAGCGCCAGCCTCTCGGACGTCAAGGTCCGTCAGGCCGTCGCCGAGGCGATCGACCGCACCGCGATCTCCAAGGCGCTGCTCGGTCCGCTGGGCATCGAGCCCAAGTCGCTCGACAACCACATCTACATGTCGAACCAGACCGGCTACCAGGACAACTCCGGCGACATCGGCAAGTACAACCTGGAGAAGGCCAAGACCGACCTCGACGCGGCGGGCTGGAAGCTGGACGGCGACGTCCGCAAGAAGGACGGCAAGAGCCTCGAGATCAACTTCGTGATCCCGACCGGCGTCAAGTCCTCCGAGCAGGAGTCGCAGCTGATCCAGAACATGCTGGCCCAGGCCGGCGTCAAGGTGAAGATCAACGCGGTTCCGGTCGACGACTTCTTCGACAAGTACGTCACCCCCGGCAACTTCGACATGACGGTCTTCGCCTGGCTCGGCACCCAGTTCCCGGTCAGCTCGGTCAAGTCGATCTACGCCAACCCGACCAAGAACGCCAAGGGCGAGCTGGACATCCAGCAGAACTACGCCCGCATCGGCTCGCCCGAGCTCGACAAGCTGCTCGTCGACGCCGCCGCCGAGCTCGACCCGGCCAAGGCGGCCGTGCTGGCCAACCAGGCCGACGCCCAGATCTGGCAGGAGGTTCACTCGCTGACCCTCTACCAGCGCCCGGAGCTGATCGCCAGCAAGAAGGACCTGGTCAACTTCGGTGCCAAGGGCTTCGCCGACAACATCTACGAGAACATCGGCTTCGCCAAGTAA
- a CDS encoding NAD(P)/FAD-dependent oxidoreductase: MSGETYDVIVIGAGPVGENVADRVVKGGLTAAIVERELVGGECSYWACMPTKALLRSGAALRAARRLPGAREAVTGDLDVAAVFRRRDSFASDWKDDGQVEWLRKAGITLYRGHGRLTSARTVEIGRESEPAVTLTARSVVVRESEPTVTLTARHAVVRDNEPAVTLTARHAVVIATGSGALVPDIDGLRDAAPWTSREAAAASVAPGRLAVIGGGVVATEMATAYAALGSSVTVLARDGILPMVETFAGELVAEALREAGVSVRTGVEAASVRREADGTVRITLTDGAQVIADEVLVAIGRTPNTRDIGLETVGLTPGEWLAVDDTLQVADGLYAAGDVNHRVLLTHQGKYQARAVGDVIVARATGAPVDDGRWGRHVATADQRAVPQVIFTEPEIASVGLTAAAAEAAGLRIRVVDYDLGAVAGSALHADDYHGHARMVVDEDRRVLVGCTLAGPDVAELLHAATIAVVGEVPIDRLWHAVPAYPTVSEVWLRLLETYGR, translated from the coding sequence ATGAGCGGCGAGACCTACGACGTCATCGTCATCGGTGCGGGCCCGGTCGGCGAGAACGTCGCCGACCGGGTGGTCAAGGGCGGCCTGACCGCCGCGATCGTGGAGCGGGAACTGGTCGGCGGCGAGTGCTCCTACTGGGCGTGCATGCCGACCAAGGCCCTGCTGCGCAGCGGGGCCGCGCTGCGGGCGGCCCGGCGGCTGCCCGGCGCCCGCGAGGCGGTGACCGGTGACCTGGACGTGGCGGCCGTGTTCCGCCGCCGGGACTCGTTCGCCTCCGACTGGAAGGACGACGGCCAGGTCGAGTGGCTGCGCAAGGCCGGGATCACGCTGTACCGGGGGCATGGTCGGCTGACCTCCGCCCGTACCGTCGAAATCGGTCGGGAAAGCGAACCCGCGGTGACCCTGACCGCGCGGTCCGTGGTCGTGCGGGAAAGCGAACCCACGGTGACCCTGACCGCGCGGCACGCGGTCGTGCGGGACAACGAACCCGCGGTGACCCTGACCGCGCGGCACGCGGTCGTGATCGCGACTGGGAGCGGCGCGCTCGTCCCGGACATCGACGGGCTGCGTGACGCGGCGCCGTGGACCAGCCGGGAGGCGGCCGCCGCGAGCGTCGCGCCGGGGCGGCTCGCGGTGATCGGCGGGGGCGTGGTGGCCACCGAGATGGCGACCGCCTACGCGGCGCTGGGCTCGTCGGTCACCGTACTGGCCCGCGACGGGATCCTGCCGATGGTGGAAACTTTCGCCGGGGAACTCGTCGCCGAGGCGTTGCGTGAGGCCGGGGTGTCGGTGCGGACCGGCGTGGAGGCCGCGTCGGTGCGCCGCGAGGCCGACGGCACCGTGCGGATCACGCTGACCGACGGTGCGCAGGTCATCGCGGATGAGGTGCTGGTCGCGATCGGGCGGACGCCGAACACCCGGGACATCGGACTGGAGACGGTCGGCCTGACGCCGGGGGAGTGGCTTGCCGTGGATGACACGCTGCAGGTTGCCGACGGGCTCTATGCCGCCGGGGACGTCAACCATCGGGTGCTCCTCACCCACCAGGGCAAATACCAGGCTCGCGCGGTCGGCGACGTGATCGTGGCGCGGGCCACGGGGGCGCCGGTCGACGACGGCCGGTGGGGCCGGCACGTGGCGACCGCCGACCAGCGGGCGGTGCCGCAGGTAATTTTCACCGAACCGGAGATCGCGTCGGTCGGCCTGACCGCGGCTGCCGCCGAAGCCGCCGGACTGCGCATCCGGGTCGTCGACTACGACCTGGGCGCCGTTGCCGGATCCGCGCTGCACGCCGACGACTATCACGGGCACGCCCGGATGGTCGTCGACGAGGACCGCCGGGTGCTCGTCGGATGCACCCTGGCCGGACCGGACGTCGCCGAGCTGTTGCACGCGGCGACGATCGCGGTGGTCGGGGAGGTGCCGATCGATCGGCTGTGGCACGCGGTTCCGGCCTACCCGACGGTCAGCGAGGTCTGGTTGCGGCTGTTGGAAACCTACGGCCGCTGA